The Nocardia sp. BMG51109 nucleotide sequence CGGGACGATCATGGCCTGGTAGTGCCCGATCCAGCCGATATCGGTGAACAGCTGGAACAGCGGCGTCACCAGCACCACCACCGGGAACATCGAGGCGCTCAGCACCAGCCCGGCCACCAGCGTCTTCCCGCGGAAGGTGAGCCGCGCCAGGGCGTAGGCGGCCAGCATCCCGATCAGCAGCGCGATGGCCGCGGTGGCCAGGCCGATGACGACGCTGTTGGTGACCGCCCGCCCGAAGTCGTTGCCGCGGGTGGTGTCGAAGGCGTTGCGGAAGTTCTCCAGCGTGATGTGCGTCGGCCAGGGCGTGTTGTCGAACGTGTAGTCCGAGTCGCGGAAGGCCGTGACCACCATCCAGTAGAACGGCGCCAGCCCCCACACCAGCACGATCAGCGCGCCGACGTAGAGGCGCGCCGACTTCAGCCGCTTGCTCCACGGCACGGGTGCCGCGGCGACCGGGGTGGCGTCGGGGGTCGCGGGAGTCGCATCGGTGAGCGTGGTCATCAGCGGGCCCTCCGTTGTTCTTCCTGGGTGGCGACGGCGTTGGCGCCCAACACCTTCACCAGCACGAAGGCGACCGCGAAGATCAGCAGGAAGGTGAGGATCGACAGCGCGGCGGCGCCGTTCTGGCCCTGGCGCACCTGGTCGACCACCAGGATCGAGATCGTCCGGGTCGCGGGATTGCCCTGCGTCATGATGGCGGGCAGGTCGTACAGGCGCAGCGCGTCCATGGTGCGGAACAGCACCGCCACCAGCAGCGCCGGCTTCACCAGCGGCAGCGTGATCTGAGTGAACCGCTGCCAGGCCGAGGCGCCGTCCACCCGCGCCGCCTCGTACACGTCGCCCGGAATCACCTGCAGCCCGGCCAGAATCAGCAGCGCCATGAACGGCGTGGTCTTCCAGACGTCGGCGATGATCACCGCGAACCGCGACCACCACGGATCGGTCTGCCACAGGATGTGGGTGCCCAGCACGCGATTCACGACGCCGTCGTACTGGAACATGAACTCCCACAGCCGGGCGGTGACCGCGGTCGGGATCGCCCACGGGATCAGCACCGCCGCCCGCAGCAGCGCCCGGCCGCGGAACGTCTTGCCCATCACCATGGCCATCCCCAGCCCGATGGTGGCCTCCAGCGTCACCGTCACGACCGTGAACAGCAGCGTGATGCCGATGGCCACCCAGAACTGCGAACCCAGATTGCCGGTGGGACAGGGCTCGAGGCCGCCGCCGGGAATCGTGCACTGCTGCAGCAGCCAGTGTGTGTAGTTGTCGAACCCGGCGAAGCCGCCCTCCTCGAACATCCCGGTGGCCTCGTTGAGCCCCGAGTCCTTCTGGAAGGACATGATGACGGCCCGCACCACGGGATAACCGATGACGACGGCCAGGGCGAGCAGCACGGGCGTGACGAACAACCACGCCCGCGCCGGACCCCGCAGGGGCCTTCGGGATCCGGCCGTCCGATCCGGGGTCGGGTCCGCCGGTGGTCCGGCGGGCGGCGCGAGGTCGGTCGCTCCCGAAGGATCTGACACGTTACTTCTCTCCTACGGGGCTGGCTCGGGTGGTTCTTCTCCGTCGCGCGCGATCACCGGACTACGACCCGGCCGCCTGAATGCCCTTCTGCATGCCGGTGATCGCGTCGTCGACGGATTTGGCTCCGGTCAGGGCAGCATAGGCGTTGTCCTGGATGGCTTTCGACACTGCCGGATAGTAGGGGGTAACCGGCCGCGGCACAGCGCTGGCGATCGAATCCTTCAGCGCCGGCAGGTACGGGAACTTCGCGATCAGCGCCGGGTCGTCGTACATCGACTGCCGCACCGGCGGGAACGCGCCCTCC carries:
- a CDS encoding carbohydrate ABC transporter permease, with protein sequence MRGPARAWLFVTPVLLALAVVIGYPVVRAVIMSFQKDSGLNEATGMFEEGGFAGFDNYTHWLLQQCTIPGGGLEPCPTGNLGSQFWVAIGITLLFTVVTVTLEATIGLGMAMVMGKTFRGRALLRAAVLIPWAIPTAVTARLWEFMFQYDGVVNRVLGTHILWQTDPWWSRFAVIIADVWKTTPFMALLILAGLQVIPGDVYEAARVDGASAWQRFTQITLPLVKPALLVAVLFRTMDALRLYDLPAIMTQGNPATRTISILVVDQVRQGQNGAAALSILTFLLIFAVAFVLVKVLGANAVATQEEQRRAR
- a CDS encoding carbohydrate ABC transporter permease, whose amino-acid sequence is MTTLTDATPATPDATPVAAAPVPWSKRLKSARLYVGALIVLVWGLAPFYWMVVTAFRDSDYTFDNTPWPTHITLENFRNAFDTTRGNDFGRAVTNSVVIGLATAAIALLIGMLAAYALARLTFRGKTLVAGLVLSASMFPVVVLVTPLFQLFTDIGWIGHYQAMIVPNISFVLPLTVYILASFFAELPWELEEAARIDGATRFQAFRLVMLPLAAPAVFTTAILAFIAAVNEYLLARLLSSDSTEPVTVAIARFSGNDPLVQPYAAIMAAGTIVTVPLVIMVLIFQRRIISGLTAGGVKS